One window of the Candidatus Zixiibacteriota bacterium genome contains the following:
- a CDS encoding conserved membrane hypothetical protein (Evidence 4 : Unknown function but conserved in other organisms) produces the protein MPFLGELAALSTAVLWSLTSLFFTSASRRIGSYWLNKIRILFAAILLGITLFLTTGHLLPPGITSRSYILLILSGIIGLSMGDACLFQAYVIIGPRLSLLIFTVWPIIAAVTAWIFLGESLGFQAIIGILITVAGMVWVTAERNTNGNQISHSERKRIKLGIILALGGAAGQAIGLVLAKAGMGDTLLPLPATFIRMLAAVVAIWLFGIVRGDLRDFKSKFADKRAVLLAFGGAIVGPFLGVWMSLVAVQHTKTGVAAAIMSTVPVLVIPLVIIFYKEKVSPRAIIGAVITVAGVALLFLR, from the coding sequence ATGCCTTTTTTGGGTGAATTAGCCGCGCTATCGACCGCCGTTCTCTGGTCGTTGACCTCATTGTTTTTCACATCGGCCAGCCGGAGAATCGGATCCTACTGGTTGAATAAAATCAGAATACTCTTTGCCGCAATTCTTCTTGGAATCACTCTCTTCTTAACAACGGGACATCTCCTGCCACCGGGGATTACATCACGGTCCTATATCCTTCTGATATTAAGCGGGATTATCGGGCTTTCGATGGGTGATGCTTGCCTGTTTCAGGCCTATGTGATAATCGGCCCAAGACTATCGCTGTTGATTTTCACCGTCTGGCCCATTATCGCGGCCGTGACCGCCTGGATTTTTTTGGGAGAATCGCTCGGGTTTCAGGCCATTATCGGCATTCTGATAACGGTGGCCGGGATGGTCTGGGTCACGGCGGAGAGAAACACTAATGGGAATCAGATATCGCACAGCGAAAGGAAAAGAATAAAACTGGGAATAATCCTGGCGCTGGGAGGCGCTGCCGGACAGGCAATAGGTCTGGTGCTGGCCAAGGCCGGAATGGGCGACACATTACTTCCGCTTCCGGCGACTTTCATTCGGATGCTGGCGGCGGTGGTCGCGATCTGGCTATTCGGAATAGTGCGCGGTGATTTAAGAGATTTCAAATCAAAGTTTGCTGATAAGCGGGCTGTACTGCTGGCCTTCGGCGGCGCTATCGTGGGACCATTTTTGGGGGTGTGGATGTCGCTGGTGGCGGTGCAACATACCAAGACCGGGGTGGCAGCGGCGATAATGTCAACGGTGCCGGTTCTCGTGATACCTCTCGTAATTATATTTTATAAAGAGAAAGTCTCTCCACGGGCAATAATCGGGGCAGTGATAACAGTCGCCGGGGTGGCGCTGCTGTTTTTAAGATGA
- the def gene encoding Peptide deformylase: MPGREILLLGNDRLYKIAETVRREELPLIKSIVTDMHDTILAFREKYNFGRAIAAPQIGVGKRLIYMLGDPPEVFINPVLSFPDSEEMEVWDNCMSFPDLMVKVKRFKRTKIDFLNQDWNPTSMKLDGDLSELLQHECDHLDGILTITRAIDSRSFMLRSEYLKIAAQ; encoded by the coding sequence GTGCCGGGCAGGGAGATTCTGCTCCTGGGAAACGATCGGCTTTACAAAATTGCCGAGACCGTCCGCCGGGAGGAATTGCCCCTGATCAAAAGTATTGTCACTGATATGCATGATACGATTCTGGCGTTTCGCGAGAAATATAATTTCGGGCGGGCCATCGCCGCTCCTCAGATCGGGGTCGGAAAACGTCTGATTTATATGCTCGGTGATCCTCCTGAGGTTTTTATCAATCCGGTCCTCTCCTTTCCCGATTCTGAGGAAATGGAGGTCTGGGACAATTGCATGTCGTTCCCCGATCTGATGGTTAAAGTTAAAAGATTCAAACGCACCAAAATCGATTTTTTGAATCAGGACTGGAATCCAACCTCAATGAAATTGGACGGCGATTTGTCGGAACTGCTTCAGCATGAGTGTGACCATCTTGACGGCATCCTTACCATAACTCGGGCGATCGACTCCCGCTCCTTTATGCTCCGCTCCGAGTATCTTAAAATAGCGGCTCAATAA
- a CDS encoding conserved hypothetical protein (Evidence 4 : Unknown function but conserved in other organisms), translating to MYEERRRILEMVASGKITSDEAEELLNALDADRDRDDDYEKDDDSESDSFGPGRDHDPQPGQNPRFLKILVIPGHGAHGNHGSEIVKIKIPLALMRAGMKMSSLIPEQAREKIETAFREKGINFNFANMKPEQFDEIMAGLKEFQIKVIDGDEVVRISCE from the coding sequence ATGTATGAAGAACGCCGTCGTATTCTGGAAATGGTGGCTTCCGGAAAAATTACCTCCGATGAAGCCGAGGAACTTCTTAATGCCCTTGACGCCGACCGCGACCGTGATGATGATTATGAAAAAGATGACGACTCCGAATCCGATTCTTTCGGGCCCGGCCGAGATCACGATCCTCAGCCTGGACAGAATCCACGTTTTTTGAAGATTCTGGTCATTCCCGGTCATGGCGCACACGGAAATCACGGCAGCGAAATCGTGAAAATCAAGATTCCGCTGGCCCTGATGCGGGCGGGCATGAAGATGTCGTCTTTAATTCCCGAACAAGCCAGAGAAAAGATCGAAACGGCCTTTCGAGAAAAGGGGATAAACTTCAATTTCGCCAACATGAAACCGGAGCAGTTCGACGAGATCATGGCCGGGCTGAAAGAATTTCAAATCAAAGTAATTGACGGAGACGAAGTGGTGCGGATATCATGCGAATAG
- a CDS encoding RNA polymerase sigma70 translates to MAQDWKELTKLTEGQAMAIERVRLTGRNIVIEGDFELPPLARLTQEDQVFVAAFVRTHGSIKEMEQLFGVSYPTIKSRLNRIGELLNFVKFEAAPAAPKNEILDRLEKGDITAKEAIEILKGKKGGKDV, encoded by the coding sequence ATGGCGCAGGATTGGAAAGAATTGACAAAATTGACCGAGGGTCAGGCGATGGCGATAGAGCGGGTTCGGCTGACCGGAAGGAATATTGTGATTGAGGGGGATTTTGAATTACCGCCTCTAGCGCGGCTGACCCAGGAGGACCAGGTCTTTGTGGCGGCCTTCGTGCGGACTCATGGCTCCATCAAAGAAATGGAACAATTATTCGGGGTAAGTTATCCGACCATAAAAAGCCGGTTAAATCGAATCGGGGAACTGCTCAATTTTGTCAAATTCGAAGCGGCCCCAGCGGCTCCAAAAAATGAAATTCTGGATCGTCTCGAAAAAGGTGACATAACGGCCAAAGAGGCCATTGAAATTTTGAAAGGGAAAAAAGGAGGAAAAGATGTATGA
- a CDS encoding Methyltransferase type 11: MKIRLKAEETMRLYRDLSWLWPIISPPETYIDEGEFFIEKIKECSPGAKTLLNLGCGGGHLDSVLKRAFDITGIDINPQMLLLARKLNPEVEYLLDDMRIARMNREFNAAIIHDASVHMETLEELKAAFLTAYMHLKKDGRLITYVEEWPEHFVQNRTVVENFKKDNIEVTYIENNYDPDSDDENYECTFVYLIRREGFLDLQTDRYILGLFPVRKWIEALEEIGFEVTVGQFAPSKMPDAASSEKYPLLVARKK, encoded by the coding sequence ATGAAAATCAGATTGAAAGCGGAAGAAACCATGCGGTTGTACCGGGACCTCTCCTGGCTCTGGCCTATTATCTCGCCCCCTGAGACCTATATCGACGAAGGGGAATTCTTTATTGAAAAAATAAAGGAATGCTCGCCGGGCGCAAAAACCCTTCTCAATCTCGGCTGTGGCGGCGGACATCTCGATTCCGTGCTCAAGCGGGCATTCGATATCACCGGCATCGACATCAATCCGCAGATGCTTCTTCTGGCCCGGAAACTCAATCCCGAAGTCGAATACCTTCTCGATGACATGCGGATCGCGCGCATGAACCGGGAGTTCAACGCCGCCATCATTCATGATGCCTCGGTTCATATGGAAACTCTCGAAGAACTCAAAGCCGCCTTTCTGACCGCCTATATGCATCTGAAAAAAGACGGTCGCTTGATTACCTATGTCGAAGAATGGCCGGAACATTTCGTCCAGAACCGCACCGTGGTCGAGAATTTCAAAAAAGATAATATCGAAGTGACCTATATCGAAAATAATTATGATCCTGACTCCGATGATGAAAATTATGAATGTACCTTTGTTTACCTTATTCGCCGCGAGGGTTTTCTCGATCTTCAGACCGACCGCTATATTCTCGGCCTATTCCCCGTCCGGAAATGGATAGAAGCGCTCGAAGAAATCGGATTCGAGGTCACCGTGGGCCAATTCGCCCCGTCAAAAATGCCTGACGCTGCTTCTTCTGAAAAATACCCCCTTTTAGTTGCGAGGAAAAAGTAA
- a CDS encoding Short-chain dehydrogenase/reductase SDR, with product MEERALITGASGGFGLELAKIFARNHIDLFLVARSGEKLADLKKSLHAEYGVDVSILVRDISDRSAPEEIFEQVKADALQVDCLVNNAGFGDFSPFQESDWNKLESMIDLNIKSLTHLTRLFLPPMIERKKGRIMNIASTAAFQPGPFWAVYFATKAYVLHFSEAIANELNGTGVTVTALCPGPSASGFADTAAGGQSGLFKRKNLPSAADVAEYGYWAMMKGKRVAIHGNFNRVLAFTIRFAPRNMVTSIVRQMTKQR from the coding sequence ATGGAAGAAAGAGCGCTAATTACCGGTGCCTCCGGCGGCTTCGGGCTGGAACTGGCCAAAATCTTCGCGCGGAATCATATTGACCTTTTCCTGGTTGCCCGAAGCGGGGAGAAACTGGCGGATTTAAAAAAATCACTGCACGCGGAATATGGGGTCGATGTAAGTATTTTGGTAAGAGATATTTCGGATAGAAGTGCGCCGGAAGAAATTTTTGAGCAGGTCAAAGCCGACGCTCTCCAGGTCGATTGCCTGGTCAACAACGCCGGTTTCGGAGATTTCAGCCCGTTTCAGGAGTCGGATTGGAACAAGCTGGAAAGCATGATAGACCTGAATATCAAATCCCTCACCCATCTGACCAGGCTGTTTCTTCCTCCCATGATAGAACGAAAAAAGGGCCGCATCATGAATATCGCCTCCACCGCCGCCTTTCAACCGGGGCCGTTTTGGGCGGTGTACTTTGCCACCAAAGCTTATGTCCTCCATTTTTCCGAAGCGATTGCCAATGAATTGAACGGGACAGGCGTGACCGTAACCGCGCTCTGCCCCGGACCCAGCGCCAGCGGATTTGCCGACACGGCCGCGGGAGGACAATCCGGGCTGTTTAAGAGAAAAAATCTTCCCTCCGCCGCCGATGTGGCGGAATACGGCTATTGGGCCATGATGAAAGGAAAGAGAGTCGCTATCCACGGCAATTTTAATCGCGTTCTGGCCTTCACGATAAGATTCGCGCCGAGAAACATGGTCACTTCGATTGTAAGGCAGATGACCAAACAGCGATAG
- a CDS encoding hypothetical protein (Evidence 5 : Unknown function): protein MQTALHIYSLVRELSDRLIGAVVSGTEFYKKERVAFIMFKTDDGTLALGLAYHPVGFGSFLIPRGKIEIKSDEKPWPFFQIVEKGKVISIRQFGLDRIFQIDIESENKKFGIIVEAIGPHGNIWLVDSENKILATLRNKKFDDSSVYLPPPPLDRLNPLQMTLAQFEESLAAVGEISLEQFLKKNIQGMDDNLVEEIILKTGLRRESPAGETHHATAEELHREFLQLASRFENYHHGYIYTRTGRILVYPFKLHSLGDDFTKAKSLSIAIYEMITANKENKIEVSEQERVIDTVTRFAGKLEKKEKNIEDDLHQADRSDIFKKYAEILKINLPSVRKGMKAVELHDIYGAADATITIPLNPALNAAANADDYFKRYRKGKESLSLLERRLEIARKELKMARIMLEELERDFDHASQKYASEIFELLPKETVRREKAPRLPYRAHTLSTGVTIFIGKDGADNDATTFGHAKPYELWFHTAQCPGSHVVLKFPDKNFQPSKNEIAETAAIAAYHSKARHSKTVPVIYTERRYVRKPRGAKPGLVTVEREKMVMVEPKKNE from the coding sequence ATGCAAACCGCTCTGCACATATATTCGCTGGTGCGCGAACTGAGCGACCGACTCATTGGTGCTGTCGTCTCCGGTACGGAATTCTACAAAAAGGAACGGGTGGCTTTCATCATGTTCAAGACCGATGACGGCACCCTCGCGCTGGGGCTGGCCTATCACCCGGTCGGTTTCGGCTCTTTCCTGATTCCGCGCGGAAAAATAGAAATCAAGAGCGACGAAAAACCGTGGCCGTTTTTTCAGATCGTCGAAAAAGGGAAAGTCATATCTATCCGTCAGTTCGGCCTGGACCGGATTTTCCAAATAGATATCGAATCGGAGAACAAAAAATTCGGCATTATTGTCGAAGCGATAGGCCCGCACGGCAATATCTGGCTGGTCGATTCCGAAAATAAAATCCTCGCGACTCTGCGAAATAAGAAATTCGATGACTCCTCCGTATATCTTCCGCCGCCCCCTCTCGATAGACTCAACCCCCTGCAAATGACTTTGGCGCAGTTTGAGGAATCTCTTGCCGCCGTCGGTGAAATCTCATTGGAGCAGTTTCTTAAAAAAAATATTCAGGGGATGGATGACAACTTGGTCGAAGAGATAATCTTAAAAACGGGACTGCGCCGCGAGTCACCGGCGGGAGAGACTCATCATGCGACCGCCGAAGAATTGCACCGCGAATTTCTTCAACTGGCCTCCCGCTTCGAAAATTATCATCACGGCTATATTTATACCCGGACCGGCAGAATATTGGTTTACCCTTTCAAATTGCATTCACTCGGGGATGATTTCACAAAGGCTAAATCATTATCGATAGCCATTTACGAAATGATTACGGCCAACAAAGAAAATAAGATCGAAGTATCGGAACAGGAGCGGGTGATCGATACGGTAACCAGATTTGCGGGGAAATTGGAAAAGAAAGAAAAAAATATAGAGGACGATCTGCATCAAGCCGATCGCTCCGATATATTTAAAAAATACGCGGAAATCCTGAAAATTAACCTGCCGTCAGTCCGGAAAGGAATGAAAGCGGTCGAATTGCATGACATCTATGGTGCCGCTGATGCCACAATAACCATTCCCCTCAATCCGGCCCTCAATGCCGCCGCGAACGCCGATGATTATTTCAAAAGATACCGCAAAGGTAAGGAATCACTATCGCTTTTGGAGCGCCGCCTCGAAATTGCCCGCAAAGAATTGAAAATGGCTCGAATTATGCTCGAGGAACTGGAGCGCGATTTCGACCATGCTTCGCAAAAATATGCTTCGGAGATTTTTGAACTTCTGCCGAAAGAGACCGTCAGGAGGGAAAAGGCCCCGCGCCTGCCGTACCGGGCCCATACCCTTTCGACCGGGGTCACCATTTTTATCGGAAAAGACGGCGCCGACAACGACGCCACCACTTTCGGTCATGCCAAGCCGTATGAACTGTGGTTCCATACCGCACAGTGCCCCGGATCCCATGTGGTGCTGAAATTTCCGGACAAGAATTTTCAACCGTCGAAAAATGAAATTGCCGAAACCGCCGCCATCGCCGCCTATCATTCCAAAGCCCGCCATTCCAAAACCGTGCCGGTGATATATACCGAGCGCCGTTATGTTCGCAAGCCGCGCGGAGCCAAACCGGGGCTGGTGACGGTGGAGCGGGAGAAGATGGTGATGGTCGAACCGAAAAAAAACGAGTGA
- a CDS encoding putative Uncharacterized metalloprotease YhfN (Evidence 3 : Putative function from multiple computational evidences) — MKIAPYFLFFLFLIASVTIFGADSTLISGNEPLAPATDSLSAAATATISPDSASNFVYPIPAERKAKLIAYSRFNNIWRFAGFLISVAVFLIVLYTGLSGKFRDWAGKISRRKFFVYLFYFLFLSIALFLLNFIPDYYRNFIVEHQYGFSNQTFGEWLGDNLKSLAISFIFGFFVILVLYWLINRFRKWWLYFAIGAIPFMVFVIIIWPVLISPMFNKYEPIKNIELRNQMVALAEKAGIHNPDVYEVNASKQSSKVNAYFTGMFGTKRIVLYDTAINNFTIDELKFIMGHEIGHFVMGHIWYGLILAILLVGLAGYLANKILPRIIRKNSRRFGFDRVGDMASFPLLMLFITVFMFFAQPITNGASRIMEYQSDKFGLEISGVTGDEAATAFDKLSVFNLSDPKPPALIEFWFYDHPALQKRMDRVRNLYDQMKKTGV; from the coding sequence ATGAAGATTGCCCCATATTTTCTCTTTTTCTTGTTTCTGATCGCCTCGGTAACCATTTTCGGCGCCGATTCGACTCTAATTTCCGGTAACGAACCGTTAGCACCGGCCACTGATAGTCTTTCCGCGGCCGCCACCGCCACCATATCCCCGGATTCCGCCTCCAATTTTGTTTATCCCATCCCGGCCGAGCGGAAAGCCAAATTGATCGCTTATTCCCGCTTCAACAATATCTGGCGCTTCGCCGGATTTCTTATCAGTGTCGCCGTATTTCTTATCGTTCTCTATACCGGCCTTTCGGGGAAATTCCGCGACTGGGCGGGAAAGATCTCACGACGAAAATTTTTTGTTTACCTGTTCTATTTTCTGTTCCTATCAATCGCCCTCTTTCTTCTTAATTTTATTCCGGACTATTACCGCAATTTCATCGTCGAACACCAGTACGGCTTCTCCAACCAGACTTTCGGCGAATGGCTGGGGGATAATCTCAAATCGCTGGCCATCAGTTTCATTTTCGGATTTTTTGTCATCCTGGTCCTCTACTGGCTCATCAATCGGTTCCGGAAATGGTGGCTTTATTTTGCCATCGGGGCTATCCCCTTTATGGTCTTCGTGATAATTATCTGGCCGGTGCTGATCTCGCCGATGTTCAACAAATACGAACCAATCAAGAATATCGAGTTGCGCAATCAGATGGTGGCGCTGGCGGAAAAAGCCGGTATCCACAATCCCGATGTCTACGAGGTCAACGCCTCCAAGCAGTCGTCCAAGGTCAACGCCTATTTTACCGGAATGTTCGGTACCAAACGCATCGTATTGTATGATACTGCTATCAATAATTTTACGATTGATGAATTGAAATTCATCATGGGGCATGAAATCGGACACTTTGTGATGGGCCATATCTGGTACGGATTGATCCTGGCAATTCTTTTAGTCGGCTTGGCCGGGTATCTGGCGAACAAAATCCTTCCGCGCATCATCCGCAAAAACAGCCGCCGCTTCGGTTTCGATCGTGTCGGCGATATGGCCAGTTTCCCTCTTCTGATGCTCTTCATCACCGTTTTCATGTTTTTCGCCCAGCCGATAACGAATGGCGCCAGCCGCATCATGGAATATCAATCCGACAAATTCGGACTGGAAATTTCCGGGGTCACCGGCGATGAAGCCGCCACCGCCTTCGATAAATTATCGGTCTTTAATCTCTCCGATCCGAAACCGCCGGCCCTGATTGAATTCTGGTTTTATGACCATCCCGCTCTGCAGAAACGGATGGACCGGGTGCGCAATCTTTATGACCAAATGAAGAAGACAGGTGTATAA
- a CDS encoding conserved exported hypothetical protein (Evidence 4 : Unknown function but conserved in other organisms), with translation MKNFIIFPSILLLTLTSAFSNPLSEAYQQDLMSRLEFIYGNGPRPAAYDSARMFPHCGTSLAFEAITNAVNMSEVYRSRIVELFSRPSLPYAYNSPAGYFMVHYALTDSDAVYQPDVDTTVDGVTIPVYVFKVAQIADSVWEFEVNHLGYPAPPSDGFYPAGDGPRYDIYIRNLSSGIYGQTPPDSIINDQRRASFVEIDNLYNFAPYVNRPLDAARVTIAHEFFHAIQYGMDYSEYDGPSYDMKLYWQEMSSTWMEEMAYDDINDYYGYLPTFYNNPWLSLMDFSGGLDVHPYASMLFPLYLTQKWDTAIVRDIWEKCRDFGVGPNFLQAADSAISEFSNGRYHLREAFTEFAVWNLFTGSRASRAPDSLKFEEAAAYPEIPGEVFITHDSVPVLMSWPWPDSIPGITPQKMTFFRNRVPENLGANYIAFNDIFTVPDSISIVFFGDYESGLNLEWNLGSVMEPIDRMDQYQIKLKPQPPLAAISESWPTADNYRLYAIVSLVSTNPAAYPYDAPRRYPFGYSVSDTAGPYVPDTTALVQINAPYPNPVTAGISSVNFQIQGQVPESHVATLNLTIFDIAGSKVHELSFDFLGTNPIFGTQTWEAEWKLDNGKGISVVPGVYLALCRVGFDNGSPDVIRRFKLAIIK, from the coding sequence ATGAAGAATTTCATAATCTTTCCATCGATTCTTCTTTTAACGTTGACATCCGCCTTTTCGAACCCTCTGTCCGAAGCATACCAGCAGGATTTGATGAGCCGGCTGGAATTCATTTACGGTAACGGCCCTCGCCCGGCGGCTTATGACAGTGCCCGCATGTTTCCCCATTGCGGAACATCCCTGGCTTTTGAAGCGATAACCAATGCCGTCAATATGAGCGAAGTGTACAGGTCGCGGATTGTCGAACTGTTCTCCCGCCCGTCACTGCCCTACGCATACAATTCACCCGCCGGATATTTTATGGTACATTATGCACTGACCGATTCCGATGCCGTCTATCAACCCGATGTCGATACCACTGTCGACGGTGTCACAATTCCGGTCTATGTTTTCAAAGTGGCTCAAATCGCCGATTCGGTTTGGGAATTTGAAGTAAATCATCTGGGATACCCGGCCCCGCCGTCCGATGGTTTCTATCCCGCAGGGGACGGCCCCCGCTATGACATATATATACGCAATTTATCATCTGGGATCTATGGTCAGACACCGCCTGATTCGATTATTAATGACCAGCGAAGGGCCTCATTCGTGGAAATCGATAACTTGTACAATTTTGCACCATATGTGAATCGTCCATTGGACGCCGCCCGCGTGACCATTGCCCATGAATTTTTCCACGCCATTCAGTATGGGATGGATTATAGCGAATACGACGGGCCATCGTACGATATGAAACTATACTGGCAGGAGATGTCTTCCACCTGGATGGAGGAAATGGCCTACGACGATATTAATGATTATTATGGCTACCTGCCGACATTTTATAACAATCCCTGGTTGTCTCTTATGGATTTCAGCGGCGGTCTGGACGTCCATCCTTATGCCTCGATGCTTTTTCCCCTTTATTTAACTCAAAAATGGGATACCGCGATTGTCCGCGACATCTGGGAGAAGTGCCGCGATTTCGGCGTCGGTCCGAATTTTCTGCAAGCCGCCGACAGCGCCATTTCTGAATTTTCAAATGGAAGATATCATTTGCGCGAAGCCTTTACAGAATTTGCCGTCTGGAATCTATTCACCGGGAGCCGTGCCTCCCGTGCCCCTGACAGTCTTAAATTCGAAGAAGCCGCCGCCTACCCTGAGATTCCGGGCGAGGTTTTCATTACTCACGATTCGGTCCCGGTGCTGATGAGTTGGCCCTGGCCCGATTCGATTCCCGGAATAACTCCTCAGAAAATGACCTTCTTCAGGAATCGCGTTCCCGAGAATCTGGGAGCCAACTATATTGCTTTCAACGATATTTTTACTGTCCCCGATTCGATTTCGATAGTTTTTTTCGGCGATTATGAATCCGGTCTCAATTTGGAATGGAATCTGGGGTCTGTTATGGAGCCGATCGATAGAATGGATCAATATCAGATCAAATTGAAGCCGCAGCCGCCCTTGGCCGCCATTTCCGAATCGTGGCCGACCGCGGATAACTATCGGCTGTATGCCATTGTCAGTCTGGTCAGTACCAATCCCGCCGCCTATCCGTATGACGCGCCGAGAAGGTATCCATTCGGTTACAGTGTCTCCGATACCGCCGGTCCTTATGTTCCCGATACAACCGCCTTGGTGCAAATCAACGCTCCCTATCCGAATCCTGTTACCGCCGGAATTTCGTCGGTTAATTTTCAGATTCAGGGACAGGTTCCGGAATCACATGTGGCGACTCTGAATCTGACCATATTCGATATTGCCGGGAGTAAGGTACACGAGTTGAGTTTTGATTTCTTGGGTACCAATCCGATTTTCGGCACTCAGACCTGGGAGGCGGAATGGAAATTGGATAACGGCAAAGGAATTTCCGTGGTACCCGGCGTTTATCTTGCCCTTTGCAGGGTCGGCTTTGACAACGGCTCTCCAGATGTAATTCGCCGGTTCAAATTGGCGATTATTAAATAG
- the rpmA gene encoding 50S ribosomal subunit protein L27 (Evidence 2a : Function from experimental evidences in other organisms; PubMedId : 10094780, 1225626, 12809609, 7556101, 8312607; Product type s : structure) translates to MAHKKGVGSSRNGRDSKGQRLGTKAYGGEAVPAGTIIVRQRGTKILPGLNVGRGKDDTLFAKITGVIKFERKGRDKKIVSVLE, encoded by the coding sequence ATGGCTCATAAAAAAGGTGTCGGTTCCTCACGCAACGGCCGCGACAGTAAGGGTCAACGTCTGGGGACCAAAGCCTATGGCGGCGAAGCGGTTCCGGCTGGGACAATAATTGTCCGCCAGCGTGGCACCAAAATTCTTCCCGGTCTCAATGTCGGCCGCGGCAAGGATGATACCCTATTCGCCAAAATCACCGGCGTGATTAAATTCGAGCGGAAGGGCCGCGATAAAAAAATCGTATCGGTTTTGGAATAG